One Pyrus communis chromosome 13, drPyrComm1.1, whole genome shotgun sequence genomic window carries:
- the LOC137712746 gene encoding sorting nexin 1-like isoform X1 gives MLTTQRSISGSSQSPRSPSSQPYLSVSVTDPVKLGNGVQAYISYRVITKTNFPEYQGPEKIVIRRYNDFVWLQDRLFEKYKGIFIPPLPEKSTVEKFRFSAEFIEMRRQALDVFVNRIASHHELQQSEDLRTFLQADEETMERLRFHETGIFKKPADWMQIFKDVQSKVSDVVLGKEKPVEESNPEYEKLKHYIFELENHLAEAQKHAYRLVKRHRELGQSLADFGKSAKLLGVCEGNALGKAFTELGAKSETLSIKLQKEAEQLLMNFEEPLKDYVRAVQSIKATIAERANAFRQQCELAETIKLKEINLDKLMLTRSDRVGEAEHEYKELKAEGEEATRRFETIVRLMSEEIVRFQEQKTRDMGVAFHEFAKGQARLANSIADAWRSLLPKLESCSPV, from the exons ATGCTTACCACG CAGAGAAGCATATCGGGGTCGTCGCAGAGCCCTAGATCTCCGTCGTCGCAGCCGTACCTGTCGGTCTCAGTTACTGATCCTGTGAAATTGGGCAATGGCGTCCAGGCATACATCTCCTACCGAGTGATCACCAAG ACAAATTTTCCTGAATACCAAGGGCCAGAGAAGATTGTTATTCGACGTTACAATGATTTTGTTTGGCTACAGGATCGTCTCTTTGAAAAGTACAAAGGAATTTTTATTCCGCCTCTTCCAGAAAAGAGTACCGTAG AGAAGTTCCGTTTCAGTGCTGAATTCATTGAGATGAGGCGTCAAGCGTTGGATGTATTTGTTAACCGAATAGCTTCACATCATGAACTTCAGCAAAGTGAGGATCTGAGAACCTTCTTACAAGCAGATGAAGAG ACAATGGAGAGGTTAAGGTTTCATGAGACTGGTATCTTTAAGAAGCCAGCAGATTGGATGCAAATCTTCAAG GATGTACAATCTAAAGTGAGCGATGTGGTTCTCGGAAAGGAAAAGCCGGTGGAAGAGTCAAATCCGGAATATGAGAAGTTGAAACACTACATTTTTGAGCTTGAAAACCACTTGGCTGAAGCCCAGAAGCATGCATACCGTCTTGTAAAGAGGCACAGAG AACTGGGACAGTCTCTAGCAGATTTTGGGAAATCAGCCAAGCTCCTAGGAGTTTGTGAAGGTAATGCTCTTGGAAAGGCCTTTACCGAGCTTGGGGCAAAGTCGGAGACATTATCAATTAAGCTGCAAAAGGAG GCCGAACAACTGTTAATGAATTTTGAAGAACCCTTGAAAGATTATGTACGTGCCGTGCAATCTATTAAG GCCACAATAGCTGAGAGAGCAAATGCTTTCAGGCAACAGTGTGAACTTGCTGAAACAATTAAGTTGAAGGAGATAAATCT TGACAAGCTCATGTTGACCAGATCAGACAGGGTGGGAGAAGCTGAGCACGAGTACAAGGAG TTGAAGGCTGAGGGTGAGGAAGCAACCAGAAGATTTGAAACGATAGTGCGACTGATGAGTGAAGAGATAGTTCGCTTTCAGGAACAAAAAACAAGAGACATGGGGGTTGCTTTCCATGAATTTGCCAAGGGACAGGCACGCCTGGCAAACAGTATTGCAGACGCTTGGCGAAGTCTTCTACCTAAGCTCGAATCTTGCTCCCCGGTTTAG
- the LOC137713488 gene encoding protein S40-7-like, with amino-acid sequence MDSTSFCNQQSPSSDRLLGLFSFSPPSSAAVGEELNEAEVFWTNDFTEPTADTPNPRLNLTRRVNSGILAVLPEPGQSAKVLYRKPTISSSSKPIPSIPRLSPSQLQSQSVPNSRKIQSSAPMMVPVLSRAVEKHSRNDDLADVVDDDDGGDDEMLPPHELVARGSGVSDRTTFSVLEGVGRTLKGRDLRQVRNAIWRKTGFLD; translated from the coding sequence ATGGATTCCACCAGCTTCTGCAACCAGCAATCGCCGTCGTCGGATCGGCTGCTCGGCCTCTTCTCCTTCTCTCCGCCCTCATCCGCCGCCGTCGGCGAGGAGCTCAACGAGGCCGAGGTCTTCTGGACCAACGACTTCACCGAGCCCACCGCCGACACCCCAAACCCCCGACTCAATCTGACTCGTCGCGTCAACTCCGGAATACTCGCGGTCCTCCCGGAACCGGGTCAATCGGCAAAAGTCTTGTACCGGAAGCCGACAATTTCGTCATCGTCGAAGCCCATCCCTTCAATTCCGAGACTTTCGCCGTCCCAATTACAGTCCCAGTCGGTGCCGAATTCGAGGAAGATCCAGAGCTCGGCCCCGATGATGGTGCCGGTCCTGTCCCGGGCGGTGGAGAAGCACAGCAGAAACGACGATCTGGCTGATGTGGTGGACGACGACGACGGGGGAGACGATGAGATGCTGCCGCCGCACGAGCTGGTGGCGAGGGGGTCGGGGGTGTCGGATAGGACGACGTTCTCGGTGCTGGAAGGCGTGGGGAGGACGCTGAAAGGTAGGGATTTGCGTCAGGTTAGGAATGCGATTTGGCGCAAGACTGGGTTTCTTGATTGA
- the LOC137712926 gene encoding protein ORANGE-LIKE, chloroplastic-like, with protein MASFSLSSHPPPSSKTLIPSFTSAHGIPRRLSLSKFTCPRPQISCSASKESSPADNTPSTFCIIEGPETVQDFVQMQLQEIQDNIRSRRNKIFLLMEELRRLRVQHRIRMAKDMDEACEEESNEMPDIPSTIPFLPHITPKTLKQLYLTSLSMISTVIVFGGLIAPSLELKLGIGGTSYEDFIRSMHLPLQLSQVDPIVASFSGGAVGVISALMLIEANNVEQQEKKRCKYCRGTGYLACARCSASGVCLNINPISASSATDRPLRVPTTERCPNCSGAGKVMCPTCLCTGMMMASEHDPRIDPFD; from the exons ATGGCTTCCTTCTCTCTCAGCTCTCATCCTCCCCCTtcctccaaaaccctaattccctcCTTCACCTCCGCCCATGGAATCCCTAGACGTCTCTCTCTGTCCAAATTCACCTGCCCGCGTCCCCAAATTTCCTGTTCTGCTTCCAAGGAATCCTCCCCCGCCGATAACACGCCAAG CACTTTTTGTATCATAGAAGGGCCGGAGACGGTGCAGGACTTTGTGCAGATGCAACTGCAGGAAATTCAGGACAACATAAGAAGCCGCCGCAACAAGATTTTTCTTCTCATGGAAGAG CTAAGGAGATTGCGGGTGCAGCACCGGATAAGGATGGCGAAGGATATGGATGAGGCTTGTGAGGAAGAGTCAAATGAGATGCCTGACATTCCATCCACTATCCCTTTTCTCCCTCATATT ACACCAAAGACGTTGAAGCAGCTCTACCTTACAAGTTTATCAATGATATCTACTGTCATTGTATTTGGAGGTCTCATTGCACCATCG CTGGAACTAAAATTAGGTATAGGAGGTACCTCGTATGAAGATTTCATTCGCAGCATGCATCTGCCTTTACAATTAAG TCAGGTTGATCCTATTGTGGCATCCTTCTCCGGTGGGGCAGTGGGTGTCATTTCAGCATTGATGTTGATTGAAGCTAACAATGTTGAGCAACAAGAGAAGAAAAGGTGCAAATATTGCCGTGGAACTG GGTACTTGGCCTGTGCTAGATGTTCTGCAAGCGGTGTGTGCTTGAACATCAATCCTATATCAGCATCTAGTGCAACGGACCGCCCTTTGCGAGTGCCCACAACTGAGAGGTGCCCAAATTGCTCTGGTGCTGGAAAG GTCATGTGCCCGACGTGCCTGTGCACTGGGATGATGATGGCAAGCGAGCATGACCCACGGATTGATCCATTTGACTAA
- the LOC137712746 gene encoding sorting nexin 1-like isoform X2 encodes MLTTRSISGSSQSPRSPSSQPYLSVSVTDPVKLGNGVQAYISYRVITKTNFPEYQGPEKIVIRRYNDFVWLQDRLFEKYKGIFIPPLPEKSTVEKFRFSAEFIEMRRQALDVFVNRIASHHELQQSEDLRTFLQADEETMERLRFHETGIFKKPADWMQIFKDVQSKVSDVVLGKEKPVEESNPEYEKLKHYIFELENHLAEAQKHAYRLVKRHRELGQSLADFGKSAKLLGVCEGNALGKAFTELGAKSETLSIKLQKEAEQLLMNFEEPLKDYVRAVQSIKATIAERANAFRQQCELAETIKLKEINLDKLMLTRSDRVGEAEHEYKELKAEGEEATRRFETIVRLMSEEIVRFQEQKTRDMGVAFHEFAKGQARLANSIADAWRSLLPKLESCSPV; translated from the exons ATGCTTACCACG AGAAGCATATCGGGGTCGTCGCAGAGCCCTAGATCTCCGTCGTCGCAGCCGTACCTGTCGGTCTCAGTTACTGATCCTGTGAAATTGGGCAATGGCGTCCAGGCATACATCTCCTACCGAGTGATCACCAAG ACAAATTTTCCTGAATACCAAGGGCCAGAGAAGATTGTTATTCGACGTTACAATGATTTTGTTTGGCTACAGGATCGTCTCTTTGAAAAGTACAAAGGAATTTTTATTCCGCCTCTTCCAGAAAAGAGTACCGTAG AGAAGTTCCGTTTCAGTGCTGAATTCATTGAGATGAGGCGTCAAGCGTTGGATGTATTTGTTAACCGAATAGCTTCACATCATGAACTTCAGCAAAGTGAGGATCTGAGAACCTTCTTACAAGCAGATGAAGAG ACAATGGAGAGGTTAAGGTTTCATGAGACTGGTATCTTTAAGAAGCCAGCAGATTGGATGCAAATCTTCAAG GATGTACAATCTAAAGTGAGCGATGTGGTTCTCGGAAAGGAAAAGCCGGTGGAAGAGTCAAATCCGGAATATGAGAAGTTGAAACACTACATTTTTGAGCTTGAAAACCACTTGGCTGAAGCCCAGAAGCATGCATACCGTCTTGTAAAGAGGCACAGAG AACTGGGACAGTCTCTAGCAGATTTTGGGAAATCAGCCAAGCTCCTAGGAGTTTGTGAAGGTAATGCTCTTGGAAAGGCCTTTACCGAGCTTGGGGCAAAGTCGGAGACATTATCAATTAAGCTGCAAAAGGAG GCCGAACAACTGTTAATGAATTTTGAAGAACCCTTGAAAGATTATGTACGTGCCGTGCAATCTATTAAG GCCACAATAGCTGAGAGAGCAAATGCTTTCAGGCAACAGTGTGAACTTGCTGAAACAATTAAGTTGAAGGAGATAAATCT TGACAAGCTCATGTTGACCAGATCAGACAGGGTGGGAGAAGCTGAGCACGAGTACAAGGAG TTGAAGGCTGAGGGTGAGGAAGCAACCAGAAGATTTGAAACGATAGTGCGACTGATGAGTGAAGAGATAGTTCGCTTTCAGGAACAAAAAACAAGAGACATGGGGGTTGCTTTCCATGAATTTGCCAAGGGACAGGCACGCCTGGCAAACAGTATTGCAGACGCTTGGCGAAGTCTTCTACCTAAGCTCGAATCTTGCTCCCCGGTTTAG